One Setaria viridis chromosome 5, Setaria_viridis_v4.0, whole genome shotgun sequence genomic region harbors:
- the LOC117858910 gene encoding probable 1-acyl-sn-glycerol-3-phosphate acyltransferase 5, protein MNGSNGSQEHHVSGEEEVHHVSRPILNNGPKHRPLTPMRQCRGVACVAVILSTAFLLIVYLAPITTFVVRLFSVHYSRKATSFLFGMWLSLWPFLFEKINKTKVVFSGENVIPKRRVLIFANHRTEVDWMYLWDLALRKGHLGYIKYILKSSLMKLPIFSWAFHIFEFIPVERKWEIDEAIIQNKLSKFKNPRDPIWLAVFPEGTDYTEKKCIKSQEYASEHGLPKLEHVLLPKTKGFICCLQQLRSSLDAVYDVTIAYKHRLPDFLDNVYGVDPSEVHIHIRTIQLSDIPTSEDEITDWMIERFRQKDQLLSDFFAKGHFPDEGTEGDLSTPKCLANVFVIVGLTGICLFLTLFSSVWFKIYVVASCAYLSFVTYYSVLPPQLVGSPEGGVKAKKAV, encoded by the exons ATGAATGGTTCAAATGGTTCCCAAGAGCATCATGTCAGTGGAGAGGAGGAAGTGCACCATGTTAGCCGACCCATTCTGAACAATGGACCAAAGCACCGTCCATTGACCCCCATGAGGCAATGCCGTGGTGTAGCATGTGTAGCTGTTATACTGTCAACAGCATTCCTGTTGATAGTTTACTTGGCCCCTATTACTACTTTTGTTGTGCGGCTGTTCAGCGTGCATTACAGCCGAAAGGCGACTTCCTTTCTGTTTGGAATGTGGTTATCTTTATGGCCATTCTTGTTTGAGAAGATAAACAAAACCAAGGTTGTCTTCTCTGGTGAAAATGTGATTCCAAAAAGGCGTGTATTGATATTTGCTAACCACAGGACTGAGGTTGATTGGATGTACTTGTGGGATCTTGCATTGAGGAAAGGGCATTTAGGATATATCAAGTACATACTTAAGAGCAGCTTGATGAAGTTGCCTATTTTTAGCTGGGCATTTCACATTTTTGAGTTTATTCCGGTAGAACGGAAATGGGAGATTGATGAAGCAATTATCCAGAACAAACTATCAAAATTTAAGAACCCCAGAGATCCTATCTGGTTGGCGGTTTTCCCTGAAGGCACAGATTATAC TGAGAAGAAATGCATCAAGAGTCAAGAGTATGCTTCAGAGCACGGTTTGCCTAAGCTAGAACATGTTCTTCTTCCAAAGACAAAGGGGTTCATTTGTTGTTTGCAGCAGCTGAGGAGTTCCTTAGATGCAG TTTATGATGTCACAATCGCATACAAGCATCGACTGCCAGATTTTCTGGATAATGTATATGGTGTTGATCCTTCTGAAGTCCACATCCACATCAGGACTATTCAGCTCTCTGACATCCCCACATCAGAAGACGAAATAACTGACTGGATGATAGAGAGGTTCAGGCAGAAGGACCAACTCCTGTCAGATTTTTTCGCGAAGGGCCACTTCCCCGACGAAGGAACTGAAGGAGATTTATCGACACCGAAGTGCCTGGCAAACGTTTTTGTGATAGTCGGCTTGACAGGCATCTGCCTCTTCCTAACCCTTTTTTCGTCTGTGTGGTTCAAGATATATGTCGTAGCAAGCTGCGcttacctctcgtttgttaccTATTATTCCGTTCTACCACCCCAACTGGTAGGTTCACCGGAGGGTGGTGTCAAGGCCAAAAAGGCTGTGTAG
- the LOC117855270 gene encoding external alternative NAD(P)H-ubiquinone oxidoreductase B3, mitochondrial: MASSGLSLVRRAAEAVRRTPRWQKGLVVFAVGAGTLTYACQDNQVLQVCDGTGNKKKVVILGTGWAGASFLRNIDTSLYDVHVVSPRNYFTFTPLLPSVTCGTVEARSIVEPVRNIVRKRNGAFRFWEAECFQIDPTNKKVHCRSDVGTNIDGNGEFSVDYDYLIVSVGARPNTFNTPGVTENCHFLKEVEDAQNIRKSVLKCFERASLPNLSEEERKKNLHFVVIGGGPTGVEFAAELHDFVNEDLAKLYPDVNKYVNISVIEAGGHILTMFDKRITQFAEEKFKRDGIDLKTNFKVVKVDHKDITMTNPATGEVAVPYGMAVWTTGIGTRPIIMDFMKQVGQENRRALATDEWLRVQGCEDVYALGDCATIAQRKVMEDVAAIFRVADKDNSGTLTVKEIKDVLGDICERYPQVELYLKSNQMKGFHDLLKNSDGNSKELKELDIEQFKKALAQVDSQVKMLPATAQVAAQEGSYLANCFNRMKICEENPEGPVRIRGAGRHRFKPFRYRHLGQFAPLGGEQTAYQLPGDWVHVGHSTQWLWYSAYASMQFSWRTRMLVVSDWGRRFIFGRDSSSL; encoded by the exons ATGGCGAGCAGCGGCTTGTCGCTGGTGCGCCgggccgccgaggccgtgcgCCGCACGCCGCGCTGGCAGAAGGGTCTCGTCGTCTTCGCCGTCGG AGCTGGCACCTTAACTTATGCTTGTCAAGATAATCAGGTTCTTCAAGTTTGTGATGGGACCGGAAACAAGAAGAAGGTGGTTATCCTTGGAACTGGGTGGGCAGGTGCAAGTTTCTTGAGAAATATTGACACATCCTTGTATGATGTCCATGTGGTATCACCTCGCAACTACTTCACCTTCACTCCCTTGTTGCCAAGCGTGACATGTGGCACAGTTGAAGCACGTAGTATTGTGGAGCCAGTTCGCAATATTGTGAGAAAG AGAAATGGTGCATTCCGGTTTTGGGAAGCCGAGTGCTTCCAGATTGATCCAACAAACAAAAAGGTCCACTGCAGATCAGATGTAGGGACAAACATTGATGGAAACGGTGAATTTTCTGTGGATTATGATTACCTGATTGTCAGTGTTGGGGCTAGACCTAATACATTCAACACCCCAGGTGTTACTGAGAATTGCCATTTCCTAAAG GAAGTAGAAGATGCTCAAAATATCAGGAAGAGTGTCTTGAAATGTTTTGAAAGAGCCTCCCTTCCAAACCTTTCTGAGGAAGAGCGGAAGAAGAATCTTCACTTTGTCGTTATTGGTGGAGGCCCAACGGGGGTAGAATTTGCTGCAGAGTTGCATGATTTTGTGAATGAAGACTTGGCAAAGTTGTATCCTGATGTAAATAAGTATGTGAACATTTCAGTAATTGAAGCAGGTGGTCATATCCTTACAAT GTTCGACAAAAGAATCACCCAATTTGCAGAAGAGAAGTTCAAGAGGGATGGTATAGATTTGAAGACAAATTTTAAGGTCGTGAAGGTAGACCATAAGGATATTACCATGACCAATCCTGCAACTGGAGAGGTTGCTGTTCCTTATGGGATGGCTGTTTGGACAACTGGAATTGGAACCCGTCCCATCATTATGGATTTCATGAAGCAAGTTGGTCAG GAGAACCGGCGTGCGCTAGCTACTGATGAGTGGCTCAGGGTTCAAGGGTGTGAGGATGTATATGCACTTGGTGATTGCGCAACAATAGCTCAAAGAAAAGTTATG GAAGATGTTGCTGCCATATTCCGAGTAGCAGACAAGGATAATTCCGGCACTTTAACTGTGAAGGAAATAAAAGATGTTCTTGGAGACATCTGTGAGAGATACCCACAAGTGGAGTTGTATCTTAAATCCAACCAAATGAAAGGCTTCCATGATCTACTCAAGAACTCGGATGGCAACTCCAAGGAGTTGAAAGAACTGGACATCGAGCAGTTCAAAAAGGCCCTTgctcaagttgattctcaagTCAAGATGCTCCCAGCAACAGCTCAG GTTGCTGCTCAAGAGGGATCATATCTAGCTAATTGTTTCAACAGAATGAAGATTTGTGAAGAAAACCCTGAGGGTCCTGTAAGAATCAGAGGTGCAGGGCGTCATCGGTTCAAACCCTTCAG GTACAGGCATCTTGGCCAATTTGCTCCACTGGGTGGAGAGCAAACAGCTTATCAGTTGCCGGGTGATTGGGTACATGTTGGCCACAGCACTCAATGGCTGTGGTATTCTGCTTATGCAAG CATGCAATTCAGCTGGCGCACAAGGATGCTGGTCGTTTCAGATTGGGGGAGGCGGTTCATCTTTGGAAGGGACTCCAGCAGCCTATAG